Proteins encoded by one window of Pseudonocardia sp. HH130629-09:
- a CDS encoding Maf family protein, with product MRLVLASASPARLSVLRAAGADPAVEVSDVDEDALLATHPDADPAAVVTLLAAAKAAAVAERLTGDCVVVGCDSMLLVGGELVGKPHDPETARRRWKAMAGRTGELLTGHAVLRLADGAVAQEAEGHAGTGVRFAEPTDAELEAYLATGEPLAVAGAFTLDGLGGWFVEGIDGDPSNVIGISLPLLRRLLGAVGVSVVDLWAPRS from the coding sequence GTGCGTCTGGTTCTGGCCTCCGCCTCCCCCGCCCGCCTGTCGGTCCTGCGCGCCGCCGGGGCCGACCCCGCCGTGGAGGTCTCCGACGTCGACGAGGACGCCCTGCTCGCCACGCACCCCGACGCCGACCCCGCGGCCGTGGTGACGCTATTGGCCGCGGCCAAGGCCGCCGCCGTCGCCGAGCGGCTGACCGGTGACTGCGTGGTCGTGGGCTGCGACTCGATGCTGCTCGTCGGCGGCGAGCTGGTCGGCAAGCCGCACGACCCGGAGACGGCGCGGCGGCGCTGGAAGGCCATGGCCGGGCGCACCGGGGAGCTGCTGACCGGGCACGCGGTGCTGCGCCTGGCCGACGGCGCGGTCGCCCAGGAGGCCGAGGGTCACGCCGGCACCGGGGTGCGCTTCGCCGAGCCGACCGACGCCGAGCTGGAGGCCTACCTCGCCACCGGCGAGCCGCTGGCGGTCGCGGGTGCGTTCACCCTCGACGGGCTGGGCGGCTGGTTCGTCGAGGGCATCGACGGCGACCCGTCCAACGTGATCGGGATCAGCCTGCCGCTGCTGCGCCGCCTGCTGGGCGCGGTCGGGGTGTCGGTCGTCGACCTCTGGGCGCCGCGCAGCTGA
- a CDS encoding SufE family protein: protein MAELVEDFAAVGPKDRLQLLLELSQELPDLPERYADTADTMEQVHECQSPLFLAVEVAGTPGDPPAERPVHLFFSAPKEAPTTRGFASIMMTGLDGQPAATVLAVPDDFYTDLGLAEAVSPLRLRGIAAMLARIKNQVRAATG, encoded by the coding sequence CTGGCCGAGCTGGTCGAGGACTTCGCCGCGGTCGGCCCGAAGGACCGTCTCCAGCTGCTGCTGGAGCTGTCCCAGGAGCTGCCGGACCTGCCCGAACGCTACGCCGACACCGCGGACACCATGGAGCAGGTCCACGAGTGCCAGTCGCCGCTGTTCCTCGCGGTCGAGGTGGCGGGCACCCCGGGCGACCCGCCTGCCGAGCGGCCGGTCCACCTGTTCTTCTCCGCGCCGAAGGAGGCGCCGACCACCCGCGGGTTCGCCTCGATCATGATGACCGGGCTCGACGGGCAGCCCGCCGCGACGGTCCTGGCCGTCCCGGACGACTTCTACACCGACCTCGGCCTCGCCGAGGCCGTCAGCCCGCTGCGGCTGCGTGGCATCGCCGCGATGTTGGCGCGCATCAAGAACCAGGTGCGGGCCGCCACCGGCTGA
- a CDS encoding FmdB family zinc ribbon protein — protein sequence MPIYVFRCGCGARFEHLASMSDPTTPPCPVCGDGATSKVPAGFALGGQASPGLSKDEMPQTWRGVYNGNSEYIDSMRRTWDQRRRLEEKYPEIAGDQRPILAHEGKYHDVPLRAGDIQLGGTAPMPGAGVAAKQGHGHGHGHGHTPAPPTTGTSD from the coding sequence ATGCCGATCTACGTCTTCCGGTGCGGGTGCGGAGCCCGCTTCGAGCACCTCGCGTCCATGTCGGACCCGACGACCCCGCCGTGCCCGGTCTGCGGCGACGGCGCGACGAGCAAGGTCCCGGCCGGGTTCGCGCTCGGCGGCCAGGCCAGCCCCGGCCTGTCCAAGGACGAGATGCCCCAGACCTGGCGCGGGGTCTACAACGGCAACTCCGAGTACATCGACTCGATGCGCCGGACCTGGGACCAGCGGCGACGGCTGGAGGAGAAGTACCCGGAGATCGCCGGGGACCAGCGGCCGATCCTGGCGCACGAGGGCAAGTACCACGACGTCCCGCTGCGGGCCGGCGACATCCAGCTGGGTGGCACCGCTCCGATGCCCGGCGCCGGCGTGGCCGCGAAACAGGGCCACGGTCACGGACATGGCCACGGCCACACCCCCGCACCCCCCACCACGGGCACCTCCGACTGA
- a CDS encoding helix-turn-helix domain-containing protein, translated as MKPAPPFPEPSHDAILQAVGQTAVDLANVGDRDVMLGAVLRRTRALLGADMAYFSLNDLHSGTTCIELTDGVRTPEYRAIRMPFGTGVLGRAAAGAGTVATADYLADRALNHLSGIDTIVRGEGVRAIAGAPMRLGGRVVGALLVAHRAPRVLGPAAEAALEHMAVQAAVALEQTRRGEEIRRLRTTRDDGSAPGARLRLEHLLHLDERLMGAMAGSTAEAAGVFAVLAESVGHPLSLHDPSGALRTGRRLLTPEELAGWRLRAAVRTSQQAGGVAIAHLPGGGTYALLAITTAGEHLATLVMEGADDDAVARLAHASAFMTVALLVERALAQADEAAQTTLVEELVDSRVPPRPTLGSRLAQYGISPDVPATVLVVDVDPAGAVTAARAVRGLDGAGRWLVSVHDGHVCVIASAGTTGPGCTGTGAAALVADGLAAAGTPVLVGAAHSPSGGPSDLRRAHTEAADVAAAARALGRTTGHADFASLGAVGAVIRDRTGTTSREIVGRHLGPVLDYDRRRRTRLADTLWHWFAAGELLAPAADALSVHPNTVRQRLERFDDLLGPDWRTPEGRFHLHLALRLHRVAGPDRSADPATDHGAATAGR; from the coding sequence ATGAAGCCGGCTCCGCCGTTCCCCGAGCCCAGCCATGACGCGATCCTGCAGGCCGTCGGGCAGACGGCCGTGGACCTCGCGAACGTCGGCGACCGGGACGTCATGCTCGGCGCCGTCCTGCGCCGCACCCGGGCGCTGCTCGGCGCGGACATGGCCTACTTCAGCCTCAACGACCTGCACTCCGGTACGACCTGCATCGAGCTGACCGACGGCGTCCGCACCCCGGAGTACCGCGCGATCCGGATGCCGTTCGGCACCGGGGTGCTCGGTCGCGCGGCGGCCGGCGCGGGCACCGTCGCGACCGCGGACTACCTGGCCGACCGGGCGCTCAACCACCTGTCCGGGATCGACACGATCGTGCGCGGCGAGGGTGTGCGGGCCATCGCGGGCGCCCCCATGCGCCTGGGCGGCCGGGTGGTCGGGGCACTGCTGGTGGCCCACCGCGCGCCCCGCGTCCTCGGCCCGGCCGCGGAGGCGGCGCTGGAGCACATGGCCGTGCAGGCCGCCGTCGCACTCGAGCAGACCCGGCGCGGCGAGGAGATCCGCCGCCTGCGCACCACCCGCGACGACGGCTCGGCCCCCGGCGCCCGGCTGCGCCTGGAGCACCTCCTGCACCTCGACGAACGCCTGATGGGGGCGATGGCCGGCTCCACCGCCGAGGCGGCCGGGGTGTTCGCGGTGCTCGCCGAGTCGGTCGGGCACCCGCTCTCCCTGCACGACCCGTCCGGGGCGTTGCGCACGGGGCGGCGGCTGCTCACCCCCGAGGAGCTGGCCGGGTGGCGGCTGCGGGCGGCGGTCCGCACCTCCCAGCAGGCCGGCGGCGTCGCGATCGCGCACCTGCCCGGCGGTGGGACCTACGCGCTGCTCGCGATCACCACCGCGGGCGAGCACCTGGCGACGCTGGTCATGGAGGGCGCCGACGACGACGCCGTCGCCCGGCTGGCGCACGCCTCGGCGTTCATGACGGTCGCGCTGCTGGTCGAGCGGGCGCTGGCCCAGGCCGACGAGGCCGCCCAGACCACACTGGTCGAGGAGCTCGTCGACAGCCGGGTGCCGCCGCGGCCGACGCTGGGGAGCCGGCTCGCGCAGTACGGCATCTCCCCCGACGTCCCGGCGACGGTGCTGGTCGTCGACGTCGACCCGGCCGGTGCCGTGACCGCGGCGCGGGCGGTCCGGGGCCTGGACGGGGCGGGCCGCTGGCTGGTGTCGGTGCACGACGGGCACGTGTGCGTGATCGCCTCCGCCGGGACGACCGGTCCCGGCTGCACGGGGACCGGGGCGGCCGCACTCGTCGCCGACGGGCTCGCCGCGGCCGGGACTCCGGTGCTCGTCGGCGCCGCGCACAGCCCCTCGGGCGGGCCGTCGGACCTGCGCCGGGCGCACACCGAGGCCGCCGACGTCGCCGCCGCGGCCCGCGCCCTGGGCCGCACCACCGGGCACGCGGACTTCGCCTCGCTCGGCGCGGTCGGCGCGGTGATCCGGGACCGGACCGGCACCACCTCGCGGGAGATCGTCGGGCGTCACCTCGGCCCCGTCCTCGACTACGACCGGCGCCGGCGGACCCGGCTGGCCGACACCCTGTGGCACTGGTTCGCCGCAGGCGAGCTGCTCGCCCCGGCCGCCGACGCGCTGTCGGTGCACCCGAACACCGTCCGCCAGCGCCTCGAACGCTTCGACGACCTGCTGGGCCCGGACTGGCGCACCCCGGAGGGGCGGTTCCACCTGCACCTGGCGCTGCGCCTGCACCGGGTCGCCGGGCCGGACCGCAGCGCCGACCCGGCGACGGACCACGGCGCCGCGACGGCGGGCCGGTAG
- a CDS encoding acyl-CoA carboxylase epsilon subunit: MGEPQETQESAEATPEERRALFRVVRGTPDARELAALTAVVAAAASAGGPPAPPRTPDLWSHPAARLRAPLHAGPGAWRASGLPR; the protein is encoded by the coding sequence ATGGGCGAGCCGCAGGAGACGCAGGAATCGGCCGAGGCCACCCCGGAGGAGCGCCGCGCGCTGTTCCGGGTCGTACGGGGCACCCCGGACGCCCGCGAGCTCGCCGCGCTGACCGCCGTGGTCGCCGCCGCGGCGAGCGCCGGTGGGCCGCCCGCCCCGCCGCGGACGCCGGACCTGTGGTCGCACCCCGCGGCCCGGCTCCGCGCCCCGCTGCACGCGGGCCCCGGCGCGTGGCGCGCCTCCGGCCTCCCACGCTGA
- a CDS encoding response regulator — MSDLRVVLADDQRIVRDGLATVLGLLDGIEVVGTASGGDEALARVAELAPDVLLTDLRMPAGDGVSATRRVRDEHPGTAVVVLTTYVDDDAVVDAIAAGASGWLSKDADAEAIGRALRSAAGGVSTVDAGVLSRLVAARATTAPPAPVDPPDGLTPREVEVLGLIADGLSNTEIARRLVVGEATVKTHVNHLFAKTGLRDRAQAVGYAYRHGLTGR, encoded by the coding sequence GTGAGCGACCTGCGGGTGGTACTGGCAGACGACCAGCGGATCGTGCGCGACGGCCTCGCCACCGTCCTGGGCCTGCTCGACGGCATCGAGGTCGTCGGCACAGCCTCGGGCGGCGACGAGGCCCTCGCCCGGGTCGCCGAGCTGGCCCCGGACGTGCTGCTCACCGACCTGCGGATGCCCGCGGGCGACGGCGTCTCCGCGACCCGCCGGGTTCGCGACGAGCACCCGGGCACCGCCGTCGTCGTGCTCACCACCTACGTCGACGACGACGCCGTGGTCGACGCGATCGCCGCGGGCGCCTCGGGCTGGCTGTCCAAGGACGCCGACGCCGAGGCCATCGGCCGGGCCCTGCGCTCGGCCGCCGGCGGCGTGTCCACCGTCGACGCCGGCGTGCTGTCCCGGCTGGTCGCCGCCCGCGCGACGACCGCCCCGCCGGCGCCGGTCGACCCGCCCGACGGGCTCACCCCGCGCGAGGTCGAGGTGCTCGGGCTGATCGCCGACGGGCTGTCCAACACCGAGATCGCGAGGCGGCTCGTGGTCGGCGAGGCGACGGTGAAGACCCACGTCAACCACCTGTTCGCCAAGACCGGGCTGCGCGACCGCGCCCAGGCCGTCGGCTACGCCTACCGCCACGGCCTGACCGGCCGCTGA
- a CDS encoding sulfurtransferase, giving the protein MTVGHDPDPKLAEYAHPERLVTTAWLAEHLDDPGLVVVESDEDVLLYDTGHIPGAVKVDWHTELNDPVTRDYVDGTRFAKIMSERGIGRDTTIVVYGDRNNWWAAYALWVFSLFGHADVRLLDGGRSTWVAEGREMVTEKPTPAKADYPVVERDDSGIRAFKDDVLAHLGLVSTGGGALVDVRSPQEYTGEKLHMPDYPQEGAVRGGHIPGAASVPWARAAAEDGSFRSRAELSAIYEQEQGLSATDDVVAYCRIGERSSHTWFVLTHLLGFDRVRNYDGSWTEWGNAVRVPIVQGQERGSA; this is encoded by the coding sequence ATGACTGTCGGACACGACCCCGACCCGAAGCTCGCCGAGTACGCCCACCCCGAGCGCCTGGTCACGACCGCCTGGCTGGCGGAGCATCTGGACGACCCCGGGCTGGTGGTCGTGGAGTCGGACGAGGACGTCCTGCTCTACGACACCGGGCACATCCCCGGCGCGGTGAAGGTCGACTGGCACACCGAGCTCAACGACCCGGTCACCCGGGACTACGTCGACGGCACCCGCTTCGCCAAGATCATGTCCGAGCGCGGCATCGGCCGGGACACCACGATCGTCGTCTACGGCGACCGGAACAACTGGTGGGCCGCCTACGCGCTGTGGGTGTTCTCCCTGTTCGGCCACGCCGACGTGCGGCTGCTCGACGGCGGCCGGTCCACGTGGGTCGCCGAGGGCCGCGAGATGGTCACCGAGAAGCCCACCCCGGCGAAGGCCGACTACCCGGTCGTCGAGCGGGACGACTCCGGCATCCGCGCGTTCAAGGACGACGTGCTCGCCCACCTGGGGCTCGTGTCGACCGGAGGCGGGGCGCTGGTCGACGTGCGGTCCCCGCAGGAGTACACCGGCGAGAAGCTGCACATGCCGGACTACCCGCAGGAGGGCGCGGTCCGCGGCGGGCACATCCCGGGCGCCGCGAGCGTCCCGTGGGCCCGCGCCGCCGCCGAGGACGGCTCGTTCCGCAGCCGTGCCGAGCTGTCGGCCATCTACGAGCAGGAGCAGGGGCTGTCGGCCACCGACGACGTCGTCGCCTACTGCCGGATCGGCGAGCGTTCCAGCCACACCTGGTTCGTGCTGACCCACCTGCTGGGCTTCGACCGGGTCCGCAACTACGACGGCAGCTGGACCGAGTGGGGCAACGCCGTGCGCGTGCCGATCGTGCAGGGACAGGAGCGCGGGTCCGCGTGA
- a CDS encoding DUF692 family multinuclear iron-containing protein has translation MAYCHVAGHAADATGLLHDTHTDPVPDAVLALLTHTVALLPVPTPVMLERDGRYPPAAELRAELDAVAATAGHASPCRTGVDSRHGAGPVTAPAADRTGTT, from the coding sequence GTGGCCTACTGCCACGTCGCCGGGCACGCCGCCGACGCGACGGGGCTGCTGCACGACACCCACACCGACCCCGTCCCGGACGCGGTGCTGGCGCTGCTGACCCACACCGTGGCGCTGCTGCCGGTGCCGACGCCGGTGATGCTGGAGCGCGACGGCCGCTACCCGCCCGCCGCGGAGCTGCGCGCGGAGCTGGACGCCGTGGCGGCCACGGCCGGGCACGCGTCGCCGTGCCGGACGGGTGTGGACTCCCGCCACGGGGCCGGGCCGGTGACCGCGCCCGCCGCGGACCGGACGGGCACGACGTGA
- a CDS encoding TIGR04222 domain-containing membrane protein, which translates to MGTNLTGDTWGIPGQTFLVLYVVALVLVSGIVLRRRRAIAQGDPRGADTLDSRPEDVAYLNGGPELAVYAALSAMHVDGSLVTSGRTTGQVRAGRVPGHGASALQRAIHRSAQRLTPGRMLGTHEPVRTELTRAAQRLETAGLLLSPADRARHRATAWPVGALALVGAVRIAAGLGGGRPVGFLLVLVAATAVFAAVLATQVPARTRAGDAALAAVRSRHDALSPSMRPDWTAVGPAAAALSVGAFGVGAMLAAEPAFAEELAAQKLGTLGGAPAATGGGSSDGGGAVGWSGSDSGGGGGCGG; encoded by the coding sequence ATGGGCACGAACCTCACCGGGGACACCTGGGGCATCCCGGGCCAGACCTTCCTGGTCCTCTACGTCGTCGCGCTGGTCCTGGTGTCCGGGATCGTGCTGCGCCGGCGGCGGGCGATCGCGCAGGGGGATCCGCGCGGCGCCGACACCCTCGACAGCAGACCCGAGGACGTCGCGTACCTCAACGGCGGGCCCGAGCTGGCCGTGTACGCGGCCCTGTCGGCCATGCACGTCGACGGCAGCCTGGTCACCTCCGGCCGCACCACGGGCCAGGTACGGGCGGGCCGGGTCCCCGGGCACGGCGCGTCGGCGCTGCAGCGCGCGATCCACCGCTCTGCGCAGCGCCTGACCCCGGGCCGGATGCTGGGCACCCACGAGCCGGTCCGCACCGAGCTGACCCGGGCCGCCCAGCGGCTGGAGACCGCGGGGCTGCTGCTGTCCCCTGCCGACCGGGCCCGCCACCGGGCGACCGCCTGGCCGGTCGGGGCGCTCGCCCTCGTCGGTGCGGTCCGGATCGCCGCCGGGCTGGGCGGCGGGCGCCCGGTCGGGTTCCTGCTGGTGCTCGTCGCCGCCACCGCGGTGTTCGCGGCGGTCCTCGCGACGCAGGTGCCCGCCCGGACCCGGGCCGGGGACGCCGCGCTCGCCGCCGTGCGGTCCCGCCACGACGCACTGTCGCCGTCGATGCGCCCGGACTGGACGGCCGTCGGGCCCGCCGCGGCCGCGCTGTCGGTCGGGGCGTTCGGAGTGGGCGCGATGCTGGCCGCCGAGCCTGCCTTCGCCGAGGAGCTCGCCGCGCAGAAGCTCGGCACGCTCGGCGGGGCGCCCGCCGCGACCGGGGGCGGCTCCTCCGACGGCGGGGGCGCCGTCGGCTGGTCCGGCAGCGACAGCGGCGGCGGGGGCGGCTGCGGCGGCTGA
- a CDS encoding hydroxyacid-oxoacid transhydrogenase → MTFEVPEFTEETIFTWGAPPLKFGAGAIDEVGFELSAYDVSRVLIVTDPGVNALGAPQRLADNLARYGIESEIFDGVHVEPTDDSMNKATEYARAQGPWDGFVAVGGGSAIDTAKAINLLTSHPGELMDYINKPIGNAKVPPGQLKPLIAVPTTAGTGSESTAMCVLDILSMKVKTGISHWRLRPTLAVIDPLLTMTLPPQVTAAAGMDITCHALESYTARYYTTFDRKKPEERVTYCGSNPVSDLWCEKAMSLLAKSFRAAVQRGAEDVEARSDMMMAATFAGMGFGNSGVHIPHANAYPIAGMVKDYRPQGYPQDEAMVPHGESVSLTAPEAFRFSFDSAPERHLRAAELMDPRADKANDPREQLPGVLTRLMRDIGIPNGIGGVGYTEADVPDLVPGTMKQQRLLATCPRTPTEDDIADILTKSVQNW, encoded by the coding sequence ATGACGTTCGAGGTTCCGGAGTTCACCGAGGAGACGATCTTCACCTGGGGCGCGCCGCCGCTGAAGTTCGGCGCGGGCGCGATCGACGAGGTCGGCTTCGAGCTGTCGGCCTACGACGTGTCGCGGGTCCTGATCGTGACCGACCCGGGCGTGAACGCGCTCGGCGCCCCGCAGCGGCTGGCCGACAACCTGGCCCGCTACGGCATCGAGTCCGAGATCTTCGACGGTGTGCACGTCGAGCCGACCGACGACTCGATGAACAAGGCGACCGAGTACGCCCGTGCGCAGGGCCCGTGGGACGGCTTCGTCGCCGTCGGGGGCGGATCGGCGATCGACACCGCCAAGGCCATCAACCTGCTGACCAGCCACCCCGGCGAGCTGATGGACTACATCAACAAGCCGATCGGCAACGCCAAGGTCCCGCCCGGGCAGCTCAAGCCGCTGATCGCCGTCCCGACGACGGCGGGCACCGGCTCGGAGTCCACCGCGATGTGCGTGCTGGACATCCTGTCGATGAAGGTCAAGACCGGGATCAGCCACTGGCGGCTGCGCCCGACCCTGGCCGTCATCGACCCGCTGCTGACGATGACGCTGCCACCGCAGGTCACCGCGGCGGCCGGGATGGACATCACCTGCCACGCGCTGGAGAGCTACACGGCGCGGTACTACACGACCTTCGACCGGAAGAAGCCCGAGGAGCGGGTCACCTACTGCGGCTCCAATCCGGTCTCGGACCTGTGGTGCGAGAAGGCGATGTCGTTGCTGGCGAAGTCGTTCCGGGCGGCGGTGCAGCGCGGCGCCGAGGACGTCGAGGCCCGTTCGGACATGATGATGGCCGCGACGTTCGCGGGCATGGGCTTCGGCAACTCCGGGGTGCACATCCCGCACGCCAACGCCTACCCCATCGCGGGCATGGTCAAGGACTACCGGCCGCAGGGCTACCCGCAGGACGAGGCGATGGTGCCGCACGGGGAGTCGGTGTCGCTGACGGCGCCGGAGGCGTTCCGGTTCTCCTTCGACTCCGCGCCCGAACGGCATCTGCGGGCCGCGGAGCTGATGGACCCGCGGGCGGACAAGGCGAACGACCCGCGGGAGCAGCTGCCCGGGGTCCTGACCCGGCTGATGCGCGACATCGGCATCCCGAACGGCATCGGCGGCGTCGGGTACACCGAGGCCGACGTCCCGGACCTGGTCCCCGGCACGATGAAGCAGCAGCGGCTGCTCGCGACCTGCCCGCGGACCCCGACCGAGGACGACATCGCCGACATCCTCACGAAGTCCGTGCAGAACTGGTGA
- a CDS encoding N-acyl homoserine lactonase family protein, translating into MATANKLSVIPCGAMHANLPFLLLKPGVSIKPRSEKDSPIDWVEVPTHCVLVETDEGKLLWDTSCPSDWETRWAPTGLQEFFPYDQVADDEYLDKQLHKMGVGLDEIDYVVLSHLHFDHAGNAQMFKNTNAKMICSDKEKEFALGFEGPFNGAHLKADYEGIDWEIVSGDVELLPGVSMIQTPGHTPGCMSMRVDLPETGTMIFTSDAVYMGESYGPPAAPAAIVNNLEDWFSSVEKLRGIQERTNAQMVFGHDAEQIHQLRKAPEGSYT; encoded by the coding sequence ATGGCCACGGCGAACAAGCTCAGTGTCATCCCCTGCGGGGCGATGCACGCCAATCTCCCGTTCCTGCTCCTCAAGCCCGGTGTCAGCATCAAGCCACGGTCCGAGAAGGACTCCCCGATCGACTGGGTGGAGGTGCCGACGCACTGTGTCCTCGTCGAGACCGACGAGGGCAAGCTGCTGTGGGACACCAGCTGTCCGTCGGACTGGGAGACCCGCTGGGCGCCGACCGGTCTGCAGGAGTTCTTCCCCTACGACCAGGTCGCCGACGACGAGTACCTGGACAAGCAGCTGCACAAGATGGGCGTCGGTCTCGACGAGATCGACTACGTGGTGCTCTCGCACCTGCACTTCGACCACGCGGGCAACGCCCAGATGTTCAAGAACACCAACGCGAAGATGATCTGCTCGGACAAGGAGAAGGAGTTCGCGCTCGGCTTCGAGGGCCCGTTCAACGGCGCCCACCTCAAGGCCGACTACGAGGGCATCGACTGGGAGATCGTCTCCGGCGACGTCGAGCTGCTCCCCGGTGTCAGCATGATCCAGACCCCCGGGCACACCCCGGGGTGCATGTCGATGCGCGTCGACCTCCCCGAGACCGGCACGATGATCTTCACCTCGGACGCGGTCTACATGGGCGAGAGCTACGGCCCGCCCGCCGCCCCCGCGGCGATCGTGAACAACCTGGAGGACTGGTTCTCCTCGGTGGAGAAGCTGCGCGGCATCCAGGAACGGACGAACGCGCAGATGGTGTTCGGCCACGACGCCGAGCAGATCCACCAGCTGCGCAAGGCGCCCGAGGGGTCCTACACCTGA
- a CDS encoding sensor histidine kinase, with protein MAFGLYRNMPPVATVLTSLALGGGGIALLAGSDGWTTSAAFPMLAVFVAALRLPYRTALFVDVPLIAATTIAVGPYDSLWEALLVVTALTAMVLFGLGRRDSTRRLEEHEQALVADARAREEHARAEAIADRARVARDVHDVLAHSLSALAVQLQGARLMALRDGAAPDTVAQIERAQRLASDGITEARRAVRALREGPTPVDVAEELRELGRAHPDATVEVAEGLRLGAREGETVLRTAQEALSNARKHAPGGPVTVRLRRDGDGAELEVVDVAGAPPAPGDGEGSGLTGMAERAALVGAELQTGPTPDGWRVRLRLPARSPDRERITT; from the coding sequence GTGGCCTTCGGCCTCTACCGGAACATGCCGCCGGTCGCGACGGTGCTGACCAGCCTCGCGCTCGGCGGAGGCGGGATCGCCCTGCTGGCCGGGTCCGACGGCTGGACCACCTCGGCGGCCTTCCCGATGCTGGCGGTGTTCGTGGCCGCGCTGCGGCTGCCCTACCGGACCGCGCTGTTCGTCGACGTGCCGCTCATCGCGGCCACCACGATCGCCGTCGGTCCCTACGACTCCCTCTGGGAGGCGCTGCTGGTGGTCACCGCGCTGACCGCGATGGTGCTGTTCGGGCTCGGCCGCCGCGACTCGACCCGGCGCCTCGAGGAGCACGAGCAGGCGCTCGTCGCCGACGCGAGGGCCCGCGAGGAGCACGCCCGCGCCGAGGCCATCGCCGACCGCGCCCGGGTCGCCCGCGACGTCCACGACGTGCTGGCGCACTCGCTGTCCGCGCTGGCCGTCCAGCTCCAGGGTGCTCGGCTGATGGCGCTGCGCGACGGCGCGGCGCCGGACACGGTCGCCCAGATCGAACGGGCCCAGCGGCTCGCCTCCGACGGGATCACCGAGGCCCGCCGCGCCGTGCGGGCGCTACGGGAGGGACCGACGCCGGTCGACGTCGCCGAGGAGCTGCGCGAGCTCGGCCGGGCGCACCCGGACGCGACCGTCGAGGTCGCCGAGGGGCTGCGGCTCGGCGCGCGGGAGGGCGAGACCGTGCTACGCACCGCGCAGGAGGCGCTGTCCAACGCCCGCAAGCACGCCCCCGGCGGCCCCGTGACGGTGCGCCTGCGCCGCGACGGCGACGGCGCCGAGCTGGAGGTCGTCGACGTCGCCGGGGCGCCGCCGGCGCCCGGTGACGGCGAGGGCTCCGGGCTGACCGGGATGGCCGAGCGGGCGGCGCTCGTCGGCGCCGAGCTGCAGACCGGCCCCACCCCGGACGGCTGGCGGGTCCGGCTCCGGCTGCCCGCCCGTTCCCCGGACCGCGAGAGGATCACGACGTGA